From the Ostrinia nubilalis chromosome 16, ilOstNubi1.1, whole genome shotgun sequence genome, one window contains:
- the LOC135079333 gene encoding uncharacterized protein LOC135079333 — protein sequence MDNLSTNIALVRSIKGYPCLYDNTIPAYTKKEITDKAWIEVSNETGISAGECKEKWKNLRWGFIRSLRPNPDGTVKKRYYLHDDMEFVLPFVKLLPKHGHNIPSHDSDIEDENIESAENEGIEYEVFDEHRARARLYDFKQTTEKNAQRKNGQSPQFFEYKVQEPQSKRARIYESVTNHTEEIDYRKMFLFSLLPEINVLSESQMRDFRRKVFMLIDEIKADNPLGRAREDRTQNTLMFETEIIKTEILE from the exons atggacAACTTATCAACAAATATAGCGCTTGTAAGATCTATTAAAGGATATCCCTGTTTATATGACAACACTATACCGGCTTatacaaaaaaagaaattacaGATAAAGCTTGGATTgaagtatcaaatgaaactGGAATATCAG CTGGAGAATGCAAAGAGAAATGGAAAAACCTGCGATGGGGATTCATAAGAAGTTTAAGGCCAAATCCAGATGGAACAGTAAAGAAGAGATATTATTTACACGACGACATGGAATTTGTACTTCCTTTCGTGAAGCTACTTCCAAAACATGGTCATAATATTCCCTCTCATGACAGTGACATTGAGGACGAAAATATAGAATCAGCTGAAAACGAGGGTATTGAATATGAAGTGTTCGACGAACATAGAGCTAGAGCTAGATTATACGACTTTAAACAAACAACTGAAAAAAACGCACAGCGTAAAAATGGACAGTCGCCACAGTTTTTCGAATACAAGGTACAAGAGCCTCAAAGTAAAAGAGCTAGGATTTATGAATCTGTAACAAATCATACAGAAGAAATAGATTATAGAAAAATGTTTCTGTTTAGTTTATTACCAGAGATAAATGTGCTATCAGAGAGCCAAATGAGAGATTTCAGAAGAAAAGTTTTTATGTTAATCGACGAGATTAAAGCAGATAATCCTCTTGGTAGAGCCAGAGAAGATAGAACACAAAATACTTTAATGTTTGAAACTGAAATTATAAAAACAGAAATACTtgagtaa
- the LOC135079332 gene encoding tyrosine--tRNA ligase, cytoplasmic: MANWEEKKSLITRNLQEVLGDEKLTEIIMQRDLKIYWGTATTGRPHVAYFVPMSKIADFLKAGCEVTILFADLHAYLDNMKAPWELLALRTQYYEAAIKAMLQSIGVPLDKLKFVRGTEYQLNKEYTLDVYRMSSVITEHDAKKAGAEVVKQVDHPLLSGLLYPGLQALDEEYLKVDAQFGGVDQRKIFTMAEKYLPQLGYAKRVHLMNPMVPGLTGGKMSASEEDSKIDLLDNPANVKKKLKKAFCEPGNITDNGVLSFTKHVIFPLMKPEESFKITRAPEFGGDVNFNNFEDLEAAFAKQDIHPGDLKASVEAAINKLLAPIQEIFKEPKLQELTKKAYPPPTKTKGNAAAAVDEIVPSKLDIRVGRIVEVSRHPDADALYVERIDLGEAEPRTVVSGLVNFVPIEEMQNRDVVVLCNLKPAKMRGIESKGMVLCASVDEPKQVEPLLPPQDSKPGERILVEGYESGEPDEVLNPKKKVWEKLQVDLKTNDNLFAVWQNNKLVSKVTGNAVTTKSMKNAPIK; the protein is encoded by the coding sequence ATGGCTAACTGGGAAGAGAAGAAATCTCTAATAACTCGCAATCTTCAAGAAGTGCTAGGAGATGAGAAATTAACTGAAATTATAATGCAAAGAGATCTCAAGATTTACTGGGGTACAGCAACAACTGGGAGACCTCACGTTGCGTATTTTGTACCGATGTCCAAGATTGCAGATTTCCTTAAAGCCGGTTGTGAGGTAACCATCCTTTTTGCTGATCTACATGCCTACTTAGACAATATGAAAGCTCCCTGGGAGCTCCTAGCATTGAGGACACAATATTATGAAGCTGCAATTAAAGCTATGCTTCAGTCCATTGGTGTTCCACTGGATAAGTTGAAATTTGTTAGAGGTACTGAATATCAGCTAAATAAAGAATACACATTGGATGTGTACAGAATGTCGTCTGTTATAACTGAACATGATGCAAAGAAAGCCGGCGCTGAAGTTGTGAAGCAAGTTGACCATCCTTTACTTAGTGGCCTTTTGTACCCAGGACTGCAAGCATTAGATGAAGAATATTTAAAAGTAGATGCACAGTTTGGGGGTGTTGatcaaagaaaaatatttactatggCCGAGAAATACCTTCCCCAACTTGGTTATGCTAAAAGAGTTCATCTTATGAACCCAATGGTCCCAGGTTTGACTGGAGGCAAAATGTCTGCTTCTGAAGAAGACAGTAAAATTGACTTGCTAGACAACCCTGCTAatgttaaaaagaaattaaagaaAGCTTTTTGCGAACCTGGAAATATCACTGACAATGGAGTGCTCTCTTTCACCAAACATGTTATTTTCCCATTGATGAAGCCTGAAGAGAGTTTTAAAATAACCCGTGCCCCTGAGTTTGGTGGCgatgttaattttaataattttgaagaTTTAGAAGCTGCATTTGCAAAACAAGACATCCATCCTGGAGATTTAAAGGCTTCAGTAGAAGCGGCGATCAATAAGCTTCTGGCTCCCATTCAAGAAATATTTAAAGAACCCAAACTGCAGGAATTGACCAAGAAAGCTTACCCTCCTCCTACAAAAACTAAGGGTAATGCAGCTGCAGCAGTAGATGAAATTGTCCCTTCAAAGTTGGACATACGAGTGGGTCGCATAGTTGAGGTTTCTAGGCACCCTGATGCAGATGCATTGTATGTAGAAAGAATTGATCTTGGTGAAGCTGAACCTAGAACTGTTGTTTCGGGATTAGTAAACTTTGTGCCTATAGAAGAAATGCAAAATAGAGATGTAGTAGTTTTGTGCAATTTGAAGCCTGCTAAAATGCGTGGCATAGAATCCAAAGGGATGGTACTTTGTGCTTCTGTAGATGAGCCGAAGCAGGTGGAACCTCTATTGCCTCCTCAAGACAGTAAGCCGGGTGAAAGGATATTAGTAGAAGGCTATGAATCTGGAGAACCTGATGAAGTTTTAAACCCAAAAAAGAAGGTTTGGGAGAAATTACAGGTTGACCTGAAAACTAATGACAATTTGTTCGCTGTTTGGCAGAATAACAAATTGGTCAGCAAAGTTACTGGCAATGCAGTGACTACTAAGTCAATGAAGAATGCACCTAttaaataa